From the Candidatus Nanopelagicus hibericus genome, the window AACTTTGGTACTAATACACAAATACTTGGTGCGGTGGCACCGTCATAAAGTAGGTGCTCATATATTTCATCAGTTATTACCCAAAGATTATTTGCTAATGCCCACTCACCAATTTTCTTCACCTGCGCTGGTGAATAAACTGCGCCAGTTGGATTAGATGGTGAACAAAATAGCAGCACCTTAGTTTTTGCAGTTCGGACCTTCTCCAACTGCTCCACAGTGACTAAGTAATCTTGTGCTTCATCAGCAAATACTTCAACCATCTTGCCTCCGGCAAGATTTATACATTCTGGATAAGTTGTCCAATAAGGTGATGGCACAATTACCTCATCACCTGGATCAAGCAGTACTGCAAAAGCTTGGTTCACTGCTTGCTTGCCACCGTTAGTTACTAATACTTGATCTGCAGTTATTTCATAATTTGAATCTCGTTTTGTTTTATTAACTATTGCCTCGCGCAGCTCTGGTAATCCAGCTACTGGGGTATAGCGATGATTTGCCGGAATCTTTGCGGCTTCAATAGCAGCATTAACAATATAATCAGGTGTAGGAAAATCTGGTTCACCAGCGCCAAATCCAATTACCGGACGGCCGGCAGCTTTAAGTGCCTTTGCTTTACTATCAACGGCAAGAGTTGCTGACTCGGCGATTGCTGCAATTCGTTTTGAAACTCGCATCTTTTGTGATTCACCCATGGGGGTTAAGTCTGCCATCTACGCTTAAAACTGGCTTACCATTTATCTCAGTTTTACCTTTCGGAATAACCCGCCTACAATTTCTTCCCCGGCGCTTGTATTAGGTCATGATTTTTCATGCCTTAATTCGGGACGAAGGGCAGTAGCTCAATTGGCTAGAGTTGCCGTCTCCAAAGCGGCCGGTTGGGGGTTCGAGTCCCTCCTGCCCTGCAAGTAATAGGTAAGAAAAGTTGTAAAAGCTAACGAGTAAAGGAATAGGTAGATGAGCGAAGAGATCGTCTCAACTGAAGAGGCCAAGGGCATCTTTGGTCGCATCGCCCTGTTCTATCGCCAGGTTATATCTGAGTTAAGCAAAGTTGTTTGGCCAACTCGTAACCAATTAACTACCTACACCGCAGTGGTTTTAGTTTTCGTTGGATTTGTTGTTTTAGTAGTTTCAGCCTTTGATTTAGTATTAACAAAAATAACTTTCTGGGTATTTGGCTAAGGTGAATCGGAAAATATGATGTCAATTGATACCCCAGCCAATCCACCAATGGATGCATTTGAGGCAGCATTAGCTGTCACTGAGAGTGCGCCAGTAATTGAAGAGGTAATCGCGCCAGTAATTGAGGATGTGGCGGCAGATGTTGCAGAGGAAAATGATGAGAATGCCGAGTTTCGCGCTGCTTTGCGAAATGCACCAGGTGAGTGGTTTGTAGTTCACTCCTATGCTGGGTATGAGAAGAAGGTAAAGGGAAATTTAGTAAACCGTATTCAATCCTTAAACATGGAGGATTTTATCTTCCAGATTGAAGTACCAGAGGAAGAGGTTCGTGAGCTTAAGAATGGCGCCATCAAAGTTGTAAAGCGAAATGTCTTCCCCGGATATGTTTTAGTCCGAATGGAATTAACAGATGAGTCTTGGTCATGTGTGCGAAATACCCCAGGTGTTACTGGCTTCGTTGGTAACGCCCATCATCCATCACCGCTTACTTTGCCTGAGGTAGAAAACATTTTGGCTCCTCGCCCACTTAAGAAGGGCGGCAAGATTGAAATGAAGGATGTTGATTATGCAATTGGTGAATCAATCACGGTAATGGATGGACCATTTGCCACATTGCCAGCAACTATCTCGGAGATTATGCCAGAGCAAGCAAAATTAAAAGTATTGGTTTCAATCTTTGGCCGGGAAACTCCGGTTGAACTTTCATTCCATCAGGTCCAGAAGATTTAATCAGACGAGAATTAACTAAAGAGAAAAGGAAAAAACATGGCACCGAAGAAGAAGGTAACCGCACTTATTAAGTTGCAGATCCAGGCTGGAGCTGCCACACCAGCACCACCAGTTGGTCCGGCTTTGGGTCAACATGGTGTGAACATCATGGATTTCGTTAAGGCTTACAACGCAGCAACTGAGAGCCAAAAAGGAAATATCATCCCAGTTGAAATTACTGTTTTTGAAGATCGCACATTTACTTTTATTACTAAGACTCCACCAGCCTCACGTTTAATTCTAAAAGCTGCTGGAATTGAAAAGGGATCTGCGATCCCACACAAAGATAAGGTTGCAAATCTAACTAAGGCACAGGTGGAGGAGATCGCCAAGCAGAAGATGGTGGATCTAAACGCTAATGACTTGGAGATGGCATCAAGAATTATTGCCGGTACCGCTCGTTCGATGGGTATTACCGTCTCTAACTAAAGAAAAAACTGTGGGAGAACCTCGCTGGTTCGCAAAAACCACAACCCCAATCTTGAAAACCCTTTCAAGATTAATTAAGAGGAGAAGAAATGAAGCGCAGTAAGAAATATAAGGCCGCCGCAGAAAAGATTAAATTAGATAATCTTTATATGCCAGGTGAGGCGATGAAGTTAGTTAAAGAAACCTCAACAGTTAAGTACGATGCCACAGTTGATGTTGCTTTGTTCCTAGGTGTAGATCCTAAGAAAGCAGATCAAGCGATCCGCTCCACCGTAAACCTGCCACACGGCACTGGTAAGACGGCGCGAGTTTTAGTTTTTGCAGGTGGTGAGCGAGCTGAAGAGGCACGTGCTGCGGGTGCTGACATTGTTGGCGCCGATGAGTTAATTGATGAAGTATCAAAAGGCCGCCTTGATTACGACGCGGTGGTTTCAACTCCGGAGTTAATGGGAAAGGTCGGCCGACTTGGAAAGGTGCTTGGACCTCGCGGTTTAATGCCAAATCCAAAGACTGGAACTGTAACTACCAATGTTGCTAAAGCCGTTACTGATATCAAGGGCGGAAAGATTGAGTTTAGAGTTGATAAGAATGCAAACCTTCACTTTGTAATCGGTAAGGTTTCATTTACTGCCGAACAATTAGCTGAAAACTATGCCGCAGCCATTGAAGAGGTAATGCGGGCGAAGCCAGCATCATCAAAGGGTAGATTTGTTAAATCAGCAACCGTCTCATCAACTATGAGCCCAGGAATCAAAGTTGATACCTCTATCGCTCGCGATGGTGGCCCACAGATTCAGTAAATACCTGATTTTGACTTGGGTAGGCCTTTGCGCCTACCCTTGGCTTATTCAAGTTGAGCTAAGAAATTAGTGAGACTAGAAACCAAAGACTGCAGGTCTTTTAAAGTAAATCTTTAAAAGGTAATTGTTGAAAAACAGCCCGCATAGGTGTAATCGATAACCTCGAGTGCATTTATGCGCCGGGGTTTTTCTTATTTAGAAAGGATGCCAAATGGCAAGTGCAGATAAAACCGCTGCGGTAGCTGAGATCGTTGATGATTTCCGTACTGCAAACGCAACTGTACTCACTGAATATCGTGGCCTCTCAGCCACGCTATTAAAGCAATTACGTCGCTCACTTGGCGTTAAAAATAAGTATTCAGTTGTTAAAAACACTTTAACCAAAATTGCTGCTAAAGAAGCGGGCGTTGACTTAGATCCAGAAATGCTTGCTGGCCCATCTGCAGTTGCATTTATTAAGGGTGATCCAATTGATGCCGCCAAAGTATTGCGTGATTTTGCTAAAGATAACCCGCTATTAATCATCAAAGGTGGAATTTTTGATGGCAAAGCAGTCACCACTGCTGAGATTATTCAGCTTGCAAATCTTGAATCTCGCGAAGTTCTTCTTGCCAAGATTGCAGGTGCTATGAAGGCATCTATGTCTAAGGCAGCTAGAACATTTGACGCACTTCGCATCAAGATGGAAGCCGGTGCACCAGCACCAGTTGCAACACCAGTTGCAGCACCAGTTGCTGAGGTAGCGGTGGAAACACCAGCACCAGTTGCAGCACCAGAAGTTGTCGCTGAAGCAGCACCAGCTGCTGAAAGCACAGAAAACTAAAACCGACCCCCAACCCCGCACTCATACCAAGAGTTGGAGTCGGGAACAAAAAGAAAAGGAACGAAAATGGCAAAACTAAACACCGCAGATCTATTAGGTCAGTTCAAAGACATGTCTTTGGTTGAGCTAACAGAGTTTGTGAAAGCATTTGAGACAGAGTTTGATGTAACAGCTGCAGCTCCAGTTGCAGCAGCTGCTGCTGGTGGTGCCGCTGGCGGCGCTGCTGAAGCGGTAAAAGATGAGTTCACTATCATCCTTGAGGATGCTGGATCTCAAAAGATTGCAGTTATCAAAGAGGTTCGTGCGCTTAACTCCAGCCTTGGCCTAAAAGAGGCGAAGGATCTAGTTGATGCCACACCTGCAACCCTGATGGAGAAGGCTGACAAGGCGACCGCTGATAAGGCGAAGGCTGCGTTTGAGGCTGCAGGGGCTAAGGTCACAATCAAGTAAGCATCTTCCAATTAGACAGAAGGGGCACAGGTTAGATACTCTGCCCCTTCATCTTTTTTAAAAACCAATAGGTCAAAAGCATATAGCGGCTAAGACCTAGTGGTAGCCGTGTGTTTAACGCAGTTTATTACTGGAGGAAACTTTGGCCGCTTCGAAAATTAAATCTCATGCTCCACGTCGTGTTTCATTCGCAAAGATTCGTGAACCACTTGAGGTTCCAAATCTGCTTTCATTACAACTAGAAAGCATTGATTGGTTATTAGGAAATGATGCTTGGCGCACTCGCTTGGCGGAGGCTGAAAAATCACATCGCGGTGAGGTACCAAAGCAATCAGGACTTGAAGAAATTTTTGAAGAGATATCACCAATTGAAGATTTTCAAGGATCAATGTCACTTTCATTCCGTGACCATCGATTTGAGCCACCTAAGTACTCAATTGCCGAGTGTAAAGAGCGCGATATTACCTACGCAGCTCCACTTTTCTTAACTGCTGAGTTCACCAACAACATCACCGGAGAAATTAAATCCCAAACTGTTTTCATGGGTGATTTCCCATTAATGACACCTCGAGGAACCTTCGTAATCAACGGCACAGAGCGAGTTGTGGTTTCACAGATCGTTCGTTCTCCAGGTGTTTACTTTGAGCGCACAATTGAAAAAACATCTGACAAAGATGTATTCACAACAAAAATTATTCCAAGCCGTGGTGCTTGGCTTGAGTTTGAAGTTGATAAGAAGGATATGGTCGGTGTTCGTATCGATCGCAAACGTAAGCAATCGGTTACTGTTTTCTTAAAAGCACTTGGTTGGACCAGCGCCCAAATTCTCGAACAATTTGGTGAGTTTGAATCAATGAAATTAACTTTAGAAAAAGATAACGTAGAGACTCAAGATGATGCGTTATTAGATATTTATCGCAAACTTCGCCCAGGTGAGCCACCAACTAAAGAGGCTGCTCAGAATTTAATTGAGAATCTTTATTTCAATCCAAAACGTTATGACTTGGCTAAGGTTGGCCGGTTTAAGATAAATAAGAAGCTTGGTATGGAATTAGATCTAAGTCGTGGTTTATTAACCATCGAAGATATTGTCGGCACAATTAAATACTTAGTGGCCCTGCATCGTGGCGATGCATTGCTGGAGTATGGCAAAGAGGTCCGAGTTGAAACTGATGATATTGACCATTTTGGTAATCGACGTCTGCGCACCGTTGGTGAGTTAATTCAAAACCAGGTTCGCACCGGACTTTCTCGAATGGAGCGGGTAGTGCGCGAGCGCATGACCACTCAAGATGTAGAGGCAATTACCCCACAAACCTTGATCAATATTCGCCCCGTGGTTGCATCCATAAAAGAGTTTTTTGGTACATCACAACTTTCACAGTTTATGGATCAAACAAATCCACTTTCAGGTATGACACATAAGCGTCGACTTTCAGCCCTTGGGCCCGGCGGTCTATCTCGTGAACGTGCAGGCTTTGAGGTTCGAGATGTGCACCCATCCCACTACGGACGTATGTGCCCAATTGAAACACCAGAGGGACCAAACATTGGCTTGATTGGATCACTTGCAACATATGCCCGCGTAACGCCATTTGGTTTTATTGAAACTCCTTATCGCAAGGTTGTTGATGGCAAAGTTTCTGACCGTATTGATTACTTAACTGCTGATGAAGAGGATGAGCACATTATTGCGCAAGCAAATGCGCCACTAACTGAAGATAATCATTTTGCTGAAGCCAGAGTATTAGTACGTCGTCGTGGTGGTGAGGTTGAAAATATTCAAGCATCCGAGGTTGATTACATGGATGTTTCACCACGTCAGATGGTTTCAGTTGCAACTGCAATGATTCCATTCTTGGAGCATGATGATGCTAACCGTGCGTTAATGGGCGCAAATATGATGCGTCAAGCAGTACCACTAATCAGAGCTGAAGCGCCATTAGTTGGAACTGGTATGGAGTTTCGTGCTGCGGTTGATGCTGGTGATGTTTTACTTGCCCGCAAACCAGGTGTAGTCACTGAGGTTAACTCTGATCAAGTCATTGTTAAAAATGATGATGGTTCAACTGAAACCTATTTTGTTGAGAAGTTTGTTAGATCTAACCAAGGAACTAGCCGAAACCAAAAGGTGATTGTCTCCGTGGGAGATAAAATCGAAGTTGGTCAAGTAGTTGCAGATGGCGCTAGTACCGATAAAGGTGAGATGGCGCTAGGTAAAAATCTACTTGTGGCATTTATGTCCTGGGAAGGTCATAACTATGAGGATGCGATCATTCTTTCACAACGCCTGGTGCAAGATGATGTGCTCACCTCAATTCATATTGAAGAGTATGAAGTTGATGCTCGCGATACCAAGTTAGGTGCTGAGGAAATTACTCGTGATATTCCAAATGTTTCGGAAGAGGTATTAGCAGATCTTGATGAGCGCGGAATTATTCGAGTTGGCGCAGATGTTGTGCCTGGCGATATTTTGGTAGGAAAAGTAACCCCTAAAGGTGAAACTGAATTAACACCGGAAGAGCGTTTACTTCGCGCCATCTTTGGTGAAAAAGCCCGTGAAGTTCGCGATACATCTCTTAAGGTGCCCCATGGTGAATCTGGCAAAGTAATTGGTGTAAGTATTCAAGATTCAGCAGAGGGATTTGAATTAGCAGCTGGTGTTAATCAGGTGGTTCGAGTCTATGTTGCACAAAAACGTAAGATTCAAGATGGTGACAAACTTGCTGGTCGTCACGGTAACAAGGGTGTTATCTCAAAGATTCTTCCAGTTGAAGATATGCCATTTTTAGAGGATGGAACTCCAGTTGATGTGGTGTTAAATCCACTTGGTGTGCCAGGACGTATGAATGTTGGTCAGGTATTAGAGACGCATCTTGGATGGGTTGCTAAATCTGGCTGGAAGCTAGAAGGAAATGAGGATTGGCAACAATCACTTCGCGAAAATGGTTACGCCGAAGCTCCGGCAAATACCAAGGTGGCAACACCGGTATTTGATGGCACAAAGGAAGAGGAGTTATCTGGACTTTTGGGATCAACTCTGCCAAACAAAGATGGCATGCGCTTAATTGGCGCAGACGGTAAAGCGCAATTATTTGATGGCAGAACTGGTGAGCCATATAAGCAGATGATTTCAGTTGGATATATGTACATTTTAAAGCTGCACCATTTAGTAGATGACAAGATCCACGCTCGTTCCACCGGTCCTTACTCAATGATTACGCAACAACCGTTGGGTGGAAAAGCACAGTTTGGTGGACAACGCTTTGGTGAGATGGAGGTCTGGGCACTTGAAGCTTATGGCGCCGCCTACACCTTGCAGGAGTTGTTAACTATTAAATCTGATGATGTTCTTGGACGAGTAAAGGTTTATGAAGCAATTGTTAAGGGTGAAAATATTCCAGAGCCAGGAATTCCTGAATCATTTAAGGTTTTGGTTAAGGAAATGCAATCACTTTGCTTAAATGTTGAAGTACTTTCTTCAGAGGGTGTAGCAATTGAAATGCGCGACACTGATGAAGAGGTATTTAGAACCGCTGAAGAATTAGGTATCAACTTATCCCGAGTTGAGCCAAGCTCTGTAGAAGAAGTGTGAGGAGAGGATAACCATGTTAGATGTTAACTTTTTTGATGAGTTAAGAATTGGTCTTGCCTCAACTGACAATATTCGTGAATGGTCATTTGGTGAGGTTAAAAAGCCAGAGACAATTAATTACCGCACACTGAAGCCTGAAAAAGACGGATTATTTGATGAAAAGATCTTCGGACCAACTCGTGACTGGGAATGTTATTGCGGTAAGTACAAGCGAGTGCGGTTTAAGGGAATTATCTGCGAGCGATGCGGCGTTGAGGTAACTCGTGCCAAGGTGCGTCGTGAGCGGATGGGTCATATTGAACTTGCAGCTCCAGTAACCCATATCTGGTACTTCAAGGGTGTCCCAAGCCGTCTTGGGTATTTATTAGATTTAGCACCAAAGGATTTAGAAAAAGTAATTTACTTTGCCGCTTACATGATCACCGAGGTTGATACTGAGGCCAGAACTGAAGATATGCCAACTTTAGAAAAGAAGTATGGCGCTGATGTTAAAAAGATTGAGTCTCGTCGTGATCTTGAATTAGATACTCGCACCAAAAAGATGGAATCTGATTTGTCAGATCTAGAGGATGAGGGCGCTAAAGCAGATGCTCGCCGTAAGGTGCGCGAGGCTGGTGAGCGAGAGTTAAAAACTATTCGTGATCGCTCTCAAAAAGAGCTAGATCGTTTGGATGCAGTTTGGAATAAGTTTAAGAATCTTAAAGTTCAAGATCTTGAAGGTGATGAATCAATTTATCGTGAGCTTCGTGATCGTTACGGAATCTACTTCAAAGGATCTATGGGCGCACAAGCTATCCAATCACGGCTTGAAACCTTTGATCTAAAAGCTGAGTTTGATAAATTAAATGAGTTATCACAAACTGGTAAGGGTCAGAAGAAAACCCGAGCAATTAAGCGATTAAAAGTAGTTAACTCATTCCTTAATACTCGCAACAAACCAGCATCAATGGTGCTTGATTGTGTGCCAGTTATTCCGCCAGATCTTCGTCCAATGGTTCAGCTAGATGGTGGCCGGTTTGCAACCAGTGATCTAAATGATCTTTATCGCCGAGTAATTAACCGTAATAATCGTTTAAAGCGTCTTGCCGATTTAGGTGCACCTGAGATTATTGTTAATAACGAAAAGCGTATGTTGCAAGAAGCGGTTGACTCATTATTTGATAATGGCCGTCGTGGTCGTCCAGTAACTGGACCTGGAAACCGTCCACTGAAATCACTCTCTGACATGTTAAAGGGAAAGCAGGGACGTTTCCGTCAAAACCTACTTGGAAAGCGTGTTGATTACTCTGGCCGTTCTGTAATTGTGGTTGGTCCACAACTTAAATTGCATCAGTGTGGTCTGCCTAAGCAGATGGCACTTGAGTTGTTCAAACCATTTGTAATGAAACGTCTTGTCGATTTAAACCATGCACAAAATATTAAATCTGCTAAACGAATGGTTGAGCGTGCTCGACCAGTAGTTTGGGATGTGCTTGAGGAAGTAATTGCTGAGCATCCAGTGCTACTAAACCGTGCACCAACCCTGCACCGCCTTGGTATTCAAGCATTTGAACCACAACTAGTTGAAGGAAAAGCTATTCAGATTCACCCATTAGTTTGTACTGCATTTAACGCAGACTTTGATGGTGATCAGATGGCGGTTCACTTGCCACTTTCAGCTGAAGCACAAGCAGAGGCTCGAGTATTAATGCTTTCTAGCAATAATATTTTGTCTCCGGCATCAGGTCGACCAATTACATCTCCTACCCAGGATATGGTGCTTGGTCTTTACTTCCTGACCTCACTTCGTGAGAAGCAATTGGGTGAAGGCAGAGCATTCTCATCTATCGCAGAAGCGGTAATGGCATTTGATCAGGGCAGCCTTTCATTGCAAGCAAAGATTAAGCTGCGTATTGATAAGAGTGGTGTTGCTGAGGTTAAGGAAACCACTTTAGGTCGTGCTTTATTTAATGAGGTACTACCTGCTGATTTCCCATTTGTTGATTACGATGTAACAAAGAAGCTACTTGGTTTAATTGTTGATAATTTGGCTGAAGGTTATGCCAAGGTAACAGTGGCACAAACACTTGATGCCCTTAAATCACTTGGTTTTTACTGGGCAACCAGAGCTGGTGTCACAATCTCAATTAATGATGTGGTAACACCAGGTCGCAAGCGCGAAATCTTGGAAGGGTATGAAACTAAGGCGGATAAGGTTCAATCACAGTATGAAAAGGGATTGATTACTGATGATGAGCGTCGCCAAGAGTTAATTGAAATCTGGACACTTGCCACTAATGAGGTTGCTAAGGAGATGGAAGATAACTTCCCTCGCACCAACCCAGTTTGGATGATGGTTTATTCAGGTGCTCGTGGAAATATGATGCAGATCCGCCAAATTGCTGGAATGCGCGGACTTGTAGCTAACCCAAAGGGTGAAATTATTCCTCGTCCGATTAAATCAAACTTCCGTGAAGGACTTTCAGTTCTGGAGTACTTCATTTCAACTCACGGTGCTCGTAAAGGTTTGGCAGATACCGCACTTCGTACCGCAGACTCAGGTTATTTAACCCGTCGTCTTTGCGATGTTGCGCAAGATGTAATTATTCGCGAGGAAGATTGCGGAACTGATCGTGGTCTAACGCTAAAGATTGCGGCAAAAGATGCAACCGGCACATTACTTCGTGATGACCATGTCGAAACATCACTCTTTGGCCGTAACTTAGCTGAGGATGTAACTGCATCAGGCAAAGTAATTTTGGCAGCAGGTACTGATCTTGGTGATCGCAATATCGACACCTTGGTTGCAGCAGGAGTTGAAGAGGTTAAGGTTCGCTCAGTTCTAACCTGCGATAGCAAGGTTGGCCAATGTGCAATGTGTTACGGCCGATCAATGGCGGCTGGCAAGATAGTTGATGTCGGTGAAGCTGTTGGAATTATTGCTGCGCAATCAATTGGTGAGCCAGGAACCCAGTTAACAATGCGTACCTTCCATACTGGTGGAGCGCAATTACTTGGTGAAACTCAAATTACTCATGGTCTACCTCGTGTTCAAGAGTTGTTTGAGGCCAGAACACCAAAGGGTGTGGCACCAATTGCCGAGGCTGCTGGCACGGTTTCATTCTTAGAGGATGCAAAGGGTAAGAAGATTGTGGTCACCCCAGAAGATGGTGGTGAAGCGGTTGCTTATCCAATTACTCGTCGTCAAAAACTTCTAGTTGAAGAGGGTGTTCGAGTTACTGTGGGTCAACAATTAGTTGTTGGCGCAATTGATCCAAAGCAGGTACTTCGAATTCTGGGACCTCGTCAAACACAGATCCACTTGGTAAGTGAAATTCAAGAGGTTTATCGTATGCAAGGTGTATCAATTCACGATAAGCACATTGAAATTATTGTTCGCCAAATGTTAAAGCGCATCACTGTGCTAGAGCCAGGAGATGCTGATCTACTTCCAGGTGAGTTAGTTGAGCGTGG encodes:
- the rplA gene encoding 50S ribosomal protein L1, which gives rise to MKRSKKYKAAAEKIKLDNLYMPGEAMKLVKETSTVKYDATVDVALFLGVDPKKADQAIRSTVNLPHGTGKTARVLVFAGGERAEEARAAGADIVGADELIDEVSKGRLDYDAVVSTPELMGKVGRLGKVLGPRGLMPNPKTGTVTTNVAKAVTDIKGGKIEFRVDKNANLHFVIGKVSFTAEQLAENYAAAIEEVMRAKPASSKGRFVKSATVSSTMSPGIKVDTSIARDGGPQIQ
- the secE gene encoding preprotein translocase subunit SecE, translating into MSEEIVSTEEAKGIFGRIALFYRQVISELSKVVWPTRNQLTTYTAVVLVFVGFVVLVVSAFDLVLTKITFWVFG
- the nusG gene encoding transcription termination/antitermination protein NusG; translated protein: MSIDTPANPPMDAFEAALAVTESAPVIEEVIAPVIEDVAADVAEENDENAEFRAALRNAPGEWFVVHSYAGYEKKVKGNLVNRIQSLNMEDFIFQIEVPEEEVRELKNGAIKVVKRNVFPGYVLVRMELTDESWSCVRNTPGVTGFVGNAHHPSPLTLPEVENILAPRPLKKGGKIEMKDVDYAIGESITVMDGPFATLPATISEIMPEQAKLKVLVSIFGRETPVELSFHQVQKI
- a CDS encoding pyridoxal phosphate-dependent aminotransferase, encoding MGESQKMRVSKRIAAIAESATLAVDSKAKALKAAGRPVIGFGAGEPDFPTPDYIVNAAIEAAKIPANHRYTPVAGLPELREAIVNKTKRDSNYEITADQVLVTNGGKQAVNQAFAVLLDPGDEVIVPSPYWTTYPECINLAGGKMVEVFADEAQDYLVTVEQLEKVRTAKTKVLLFCSPSNPTGAVYSPAQVKKIGEWALANNLWVITDEIYEHLLYDGATAPSICVLVPKLADQTIIINGVAKTYAMTGWRVGWMIGPKDIIKAATNLHSHSTANVANVPQRAAIAALNGDLSAVHKMGEAFDRRRKLIVKLLNEIPGVTCPTPTGAFYVYPSVKGVLGKTIRGKSPKTSAELATLILDEVEVAAVPGEAFGPSGYLRFSYATSDADITEGIGRVKKLLSEAI
- a CDS encoding DNA-directed RNA polymerase subunit beta', which codes for MLDVNFFDELRIGLASTDNIREWSFGEVKKPETINYRTLKPEKDGLFDEKIFGPTRDWECYCGKYKRVRFKGIICERCGVEVTRAKVRRERMGHIELAAPVTHIWYFKGVPSRLGYLLDLAPKDLEKVIYFAAYMITEVDTEARTEDMPTLEKKYGADVKKIESRRDLELDTRTKKMESDLSDLEDEGAKADARRKVREAGERELKTIRDRSQKELDRLDAVWNKFKNLKVQDLEGDESIYRELRDRYGIYFKGSMGAQAIQSRLETFDLKAEFDKLNELSQTGKGQKKTRAIKRLKVVNSFLNTRNKPASMVLDCVPVIPPDLRPMVQLDGGRFATSDLNDLYRRVINRNNRLKRLADLGAPEIIVNNEKRMLQEAVDSLFDNGRRGRPVTGPGNRPLKSLSDMLKGKQGRFRQNLLGKRVDYSGRSVIVVGPQLKLHQCGLPKQMALELFKPFVMKRLVDLNHAQNIKSAKRMVERARPVVWDVLEEVIAEHPVLLNRAPTLHRLGIQAFEPQLVEGKAIQIHPLVCTAFNADFDGDQMAVHLPLSAEAQAEARVLMLSSNNILSPASGRPITSPTQDMVLGLYFLTSLREKQLGEGRAFSSIAEAVMAFDQGSLSLQAKIKLRIDKSGVAEVKETTLGRALFNEVLPADFPFVDYDVTKKLLGLIVDNLAEGYAKVTVAQTLDALKSLGFYWATRAGVTISINDVVTPGRKREILEGYETKADKVQSQYEKGLITDDERRQELIEIWTLATNEVAKEMEDNFPRTNPVWMMVYSGARGNMMQIRQIAGMRGLVANPKGEIIPRPIKSNFREGLSVLEYFISTHGARKGLADTALRTADSGYLTRRLCDVAQDVIIREEDCGTDRGLTLKIAAKDATGTLLRDDHVETSLFGRNLAEDVTASGKVILAAGTDLGDRNIDTLVAAGVEEVKVRSVLTCDSKVGQCAMCYGRSMAAGKIVDVGEAVGIIAAQSIGEPGTQLTMRTFHTGGAQLLGETQITHGLPRVQELFEARTPKGVAPIAEAAGTVSFLEDAKGKKIVVTPEDGGEAVAYPITRRQKLLVEEGVRVTVGQQLVVGAIDPKQVLRILGPRQTQIHLVSEIQEVYRMQGVSIHDKHIEIIVRQMLKRITVLEPGDADLLPGELVERGRFEEENRRVVSTGGKAASGRPELMGITKASLATESWLSAASFQETTRVLTDAALSEKSDPLLGLKENVIIGKLIPAGTGLARYRNVRVEPTEEAKAAVYAAYDQYEFTPFESQGSGEAVRLDDLEVR
- the rplJ gene encoding 50S ribosomal protein L10, producing MASADKTAAVAEIVDDFRTANATVLTEYRGLSATLLKQLRRSLGVKNKYSVVKNTLTKIAAKEAGVDLDPEMLAGPSAVAFIKGDPIDAAKVLRDFAKDNPLLIIKGGIFDGKAVTTAEIIQLANLESREVLLAKIAGAMKASMSKAARTFDALRIKMEAGAPAPVATPVAAPVAEVAVETPAPVAAPEVVAEAAPAAESTEN
- the rpoB gene encoding DNA-directed RNA polymerase subunit beta — encoded protein: MEETLAASKIKSHAPRRVSFAKIREPLEVPNLLSLQLESIDWLLGNDAWRTRLAEAEKSHRGEVPKQSGLEEIFEEISPIEDFQGSMSLSFRDHRFEPPKYSIAECKERDITYAAPLFLTAEFTNNITGEIKSQTVFMGDFPLMTPRGTFVINGTERVVVSQIVRSPGVYFERTIEKTSDKDVFTTKIIPSRGAWLEFEVDKKDMVGVRIDRKRKQSVTVFLKALGWTSAQILEQFGEFESMKLTLEKDNVETQDDALLDIYRKLRPGEPPTKEAAQNLIENLYFNPKRYDLAKVGRFKINKKLGMELDLSRGLLTIEDIVGTIKYLVALHRGDALLEYGKEVRVETDDIDHFGNRRLRTVGELIQNQVRTGLSRMERVVRERMTTQDVEAITPQTLINIRPVVASIKEFFGTSQLSQFMDQTNPLSGMTHKRRLSALGPGGLSRERAGFEVRDVHPSHYGRMCPIETPEGPNIGLIGSLATYARVTPFGFIETPYRKVVDGKVSDRIDYLTADEEDEHIIAQANAPLTEDNHFAEARVLVRRRGGEVENIQASEVDYMDVSPRQMVSVATAMIPFLEHDDANRALMGANMMRQAVPLIRAEAPLVGTGMEFRAAVDAGDVLLARKPGVVTEVNSDQVIVKNDDGSTETYFVEKFVRSNQGTSRNQKVIVSVGDKIEVGQVVADGASTDKGEMALGKNLLVAFMSWEGHNYEDAIILSQRLVQDDVLTSIHIEEYEVDARDTKLGAEEITRDIPNVSEEVLADLDERGIIRVGADVVPGDILVGKVTPKGETELTPEERLLRAIFGEKAREVRDTSLKVPHGESGKVIGVSIQDSAEGFELAAGVNQVVRVYVAQKRKIQDGDKLAGRHGNKGVISKILPVEDMPFLEDGTPVDVVLNPLGVPGRMNVGQVLETHLGWVAKSGWKLEGNEDWQQSLRENGYAEAPANTKVATPVFDGTKEEELSGLLGSTLPNKDGMRLIGADGKAQLFDGRTGEPYKQMISVGYMYILKLHHLVDDKIHARSTGPYSMITQQPLGGKAQFGGQRFGEMEVWALEAYGAAYTLQELLTIKSDDVLGRVKVYEAIVKGENIPEPGIPESFKVLVKEMQSLCLNVEVLSSEGVAIEMRDTDEEVFRTAEELGINLSRVEPSSVEEV
- the rplL gene encoding 50S ribosomal protein L7/L12; this encodes MAKLNTADLLGQFKDMSLVELTEFVKAFETEFDVTAAAPVAAAAAGGAAGGAAEAVKDEFTIILEDAGSQKIAVIKEVRALNSSLGLKEAKDLVDATPATLMEKADKATADKAKAAFEAAGAKVTIK
- the rplK gene encoding 50S ribosomal protein L11, producing the protein MAPKKKVTALIKLQIQAGAATPAPPVGPALGQHGVNIMDFVKAYNAATESQKGNIIPVEITVFEDRTFTFITKTPPASRLILKAAGIEKGSAIPHKDKVANLTKAQVEEIAKQKMVDLNANDLEMASRIIAGTARSMGITVSN